From one Peredibacter starrii genomic stretch:
- a CDS encoding YiiX/YebB-like N1pC/P60 family cysteine hydrolase, with amino-acid sequence MLKRGSLVLGVVLSLSAFAQNDYSTHAGGLMDEGLEITESIVEFLESRPCEFGIRSDCNKPLSLKDIHTLKDMFRRLDGWNKDTFGDIIPATDHLRGLPVEVATGPFSIVEKGKGLKKYIRVTLNPVERTSQAFLNDVRINAATSLFMYDSLFKLSGVMSRATKIRSILENDMGPDSSILKDLFSNGMKQNLWANTQNHLIILNKFASYSPDYFDTYIAGSFTAGKIKDKDFLYRMKSVLVLGAMMSQTQLGNTFEKIAFKLSQIFGNTVGQVQSRSGKLLKYASDATWMKKIKSKLRPLDVLLEKTPFRLTDKFIPGHYGHAAIWLGSPDELVNYRVSYQGKEIALLDHPAMFPHLEKISQGKLVLEALREPGVTMNTLEHFMDIDDFLVLRSNQVGNHGEMILKALEQYGKPYDFGFDVETESSIVCSELIYMVYDQQEWPTERSAGRYTISPDHVAVKGTNGCFNPVVMFHDGLEVTQNREAELAKLLNGMSSNARCF; translated from the coding sequence ATGTTAAAGCGAGGATCGCTAGTTTTAGGGGTAGTTCTATCTTTATCTGCCTTTGCTCAGAATGATTATTCCACTCATGCAGGTGGATTGATGGATGAAGGACTTGAGATCACTGAGTCCATTGTTGAATTCCTTGAATCAAGACCCTGTGAATTCGGAATTCGTTCTGATTGTAATAAACCACTTTCATTAAAAGACATTCATACGTTGAAAGATATGTTCAGACGTCTCGACGGTTGGAATAAGGACACATTTGGAGACATTATCCCCGCCACTGATCATCTTCGTGGTTTACCGGTAGAAGTTGCAACGGGACCTTTTTCAATTGTAGAGAAAGGGAAAGGACTCAAAAAGTATATTAGGGTAACTCTTAATCCTGTGGAAAGAACGTCTCAGGCCTTCTTAAATGATGTTCGTATAAATGCCGCTACAAGTTTGTTTATGTACGACAGCCTCTTCAAGCTTTCGGGAGTGATGAGTAGGGCAACGAAGATCAGATCTATTCTTGAAAATGACATGGGACCTGATTCATCTATTTTAAAAGACCTCTTTTCAAATGGAATGAAACAAAATCTTTGGGCCAATACTCAAAATCATCTGATTATTCTGAATAAATTCGCAAGTTATTCGCCGGATTACTTTGATACATACATCGCTGGTTCATTTACCGCCGGGAAAATCAAGGACAAGGATTTTCTTTATCGTATGAAGAGTGTGCTGGTTCTTGGGGCCATGATGTCCCAAACTCAACTCGGGAATACTTTTGAGAAGATCGCTTTTAAGCTGAGTCAGATTTTCGGAAATACAGTAGGTCAGGTTCAGTCTCGCTCGGGAAAACTATTAAAGTATGCTTCGGATGCCACTTGGATGAAGAAGATAAAATCAAAGCTTCGCCCACTTGATGTTCTTCTGGAGAAAACACCTTTCCGATTAACGGATAAATTTATTCCTGGTCATTATGGGCATGCGGCTATTTGGCTTGGCTCCCCAGATGAATTAGTTAACTATCGCGTGAGTTATCAGGGAAAAGAAATTGCTCTACTTGATCATCCGGCGATGTTTCCTCATCTTGAAAAAATCTCTCAAGGAAAGCTTGTCCTTGAGGCCCTTCGGGAACCGGGTGTAACAATGAACACTCTCGAGCATTTCATGGATATTGATGATTTCCTGGTTCTCCGCTCAAATCAGGTAGGGAATCATGGAGAGATGATTCTTAAGGCCCTCGAGCAATACGGGAAACCATATGACTTTGGGTTTGATGTTGAAACTGAGTCGTCAATCGTTTGTTCAGAACTCATCTATATGGTTTATGATCAACAGGAATGGCCAACAGAAAGAAGTGCGGGCCGCTATACCATTAGTCCTGATCACGTTGCAGTAAAAGGGACGAATGGATGCTTTAATCCGGTTGTCATGTTTCACGACGGGTTAGAAGTTACCCAGAATCGTGAAGCAGAACTCGCGAAACTTTTAAACGGAATGAGTTCGAACGCTCGCTGCTTCTGA
- a CDS encoding DUF3606 domain-containing protein codes for MSDDKSQRRPQDSQRINLSEDYEVSYWTKELGVSREHLEKIVKKVGPMVSAVKKEIGNR; via the coding sequence ATGTCTGACGATAAAAGCCAAAGACGCCCTCAGGACTCGCAAAGAATTAATCTAAGTGAAGATTATGAAGTAAGTTATTGGACCAAGGAACTCGGGGTTAGTCGGGAACATCTCGAGAAGATTGTGAAAAAAGTTGGTCCGATGGTTTCAGCTGTTAAAAAAGAAATCGGGAATAGATAG
- a CDS encoding ORF6N domain-containing protein, which yields MKQIEKFIYTIRGQRVMLDSDLAELYGVELKVLLQSVRRNLERFPEDFLFECDSGELKDLRSQFVTANPSTSWNVKRRTMPFLFTEPGVAMLSSVLNSTQAIQVNISIIRTFIKLRSFVSMDRSTSHKVDELEKKTNKLFKIVFERMDSYEEAVTPKLQPHRKKIGLK from the coding sequence ATGAAACAAATCGAAAAATTCATTTATACAATTCGTGGTCAGAGAGTGATGTTGGATTCAGATCTGGCGGAGCTTTATGGAGTGGAATTAAAAGTTTTACTTCAGTCAGTTCGAAGGAATTTGGAACGTTTTCCAGAAGACTTCTTATTTGAGTGTGATTCTGGAGAGTTGAAGGATTTGCGGTCACAATTTGTGACCGCAAATCCTTCAACCTCTTGGAATGTCAAAAGAAGAACGATGCCATTTCTATTCACAGAACCAGGCGTTGCAATGCTCTCTAGTGTTCTGAATTCGACACAAGCAATTCAGGTCAACATCTCCATCATTCGCACCTTCATCAAGCTCAGAAGCTTCGTGAGCATGGATAGGTCAACTTCTCATAAAGTCGATGAGCTTGAGAAGAAAACGAATAAGCTCTTTAAAATTGTTTTTGAAAGGATGGACTCTTATGAAGAG
- a CDS encoding FAD-dependent oxidoreductase, which produces MNRREFFLSSLAATSLMMLPPWARAGEKSLMGTFGMDATLQDLAPLQRVPNFAGSTEIEGDLFDEAHEVFWAKDSYISKKGGIPAVSAQFDVVIIGGGISGLAAAYYLAGKKILIIDGHTRFGGNAKTQLFGRNNYVSQGAAYITMPEQGDEIDTFLNSLKIKNLFRKVEHEAEAVNMNGRFINGFWDGATDPARADEFRFAHKKFMDVYENNYPELPIWDPSAAGRNRFNALDGIPFTKWIEAELGNVHPHIMEYISMYCWSSFGASPEEISAAQGLNFLSCDLAGTLVLPGGNGIIADAVFQNLTKRNNVTFLNHAFAVDVRSEGGKAVVCFKNGMNQLQTVSAKQCIVTAPKMVSKKIVNGMDPMQEKAMNSMHYRAYLVGNIFLKKKIPSIGYDIFTMNGQVPTSEYQDSMKRVFADVVFSDWAVKDMTDKSVLTLYMPLPYEMAQQFLFNPDLYNKYLERVKTRIAPMLPGMGLTWNDVAGMRLVRYGHALPVAHINGVRNGMFETAHRSIDNCIHFSNQDNWGNPCFETSFGSTLGVLRRIM; this is translated from the coding sequence ATGAATCGCCGCGAATTCTTCCTGAGCTCTCTTGCTGCAACCTCACTCATGATGCTTCCGCCTTGGGCACGTGCTGGTGAAAAGTCTCTCATGGGTACATTCGGAATGGATGCGACTCTTCAGGATCTGGCCCCTCTACAAAGAGTTCCAAACTTCGCAGGCAGTACAGAAATTGAAGGTGATTTATTTGATGAGGCCCACGAAGTTTTTTGGGCGAAAGACTCTTATATCTCAAAGAAAGGTGGTATCCCGGCAGTGAGCGCACAGTTTGATGTGGTGATCATTGGTGGCGGTATTTCCGGTTTAGCAGCAGCTTACTATTTAGCGGGTAAGAAGATCCTTATCATCGATGGACACACTCGCTTCGGTGGAAATGCAAAAACTCAGCTCTTCGGAAGAAATAATTATGTTTCTCAAGGTGCTGCTTACATCACAATGCCTGAGCAAGGTGATGAGATCGATACATTTCTAAACTCACTAAAAATTAAAAATCTTTTTAGAAAAGTTGAACACGAAGCCGAAGCGGTCAATATGAATGGTCGCTTTATTAACGGTTTTTGGGACGGGGCGACTGATCCTGCTCGTGCAGACGAGTTCCGTTTTGCTCATAAGAAGTTCATGGATGTTTATGAGAACAATTATCCGGAACTTCCAATCTGGGATCCATCTGCGGCAGGAAGAAATCGTTTCAATGCTCTAGATGGAATTCCATTCACAAAATGGATTGAAGCTGAGCTTGGAAATGTTCACCCACATATTATGGAATATATCAGCATGTACTGCTGGTCTTCTTTTGGTGCCTCACCAGAAGAAATCTCGGCAGCTCAAGGTCTGAACTTCCTTTCTTGTGACCTTGCTGGAACACTTGTTCTTCCAGGCGGAAACGGAATCATCGCAGATGCGGTTTTCCAGAATTTAACAAAGAGAAACAATGTAACTTTCCTTAATCATGCTTTCGCCGTTGATGTTCGTTCAGAGGGTGGAAAAGCGGTTGTGTGTTTTAAAAACGGAATGAATCAGCTTCAAACTGTGAGTGCAAAACAATGTATCGTGACTGCACCTAAGATGGTTTCGAAGAAAATTGTAAATGGCATGGATCCAATGCAAGAGAAGGCGATGAATAGCATGCACTATCGCGCTTATCTTGTAGGGAACATCTTCCTTAAGAAGAAAATCCCTTCAATTGGTTACGATATTTTCACGATGAATGGACAAGTTCCAACAAGTGAGTATCAAGACAGCATGAAGCGCGTGTTCGCAGATGTTGTATTTTCTGATTGGGCCGTAAAAGATATGACAGATAAGAGTGTACTCACTCTCTATATGCCACTTCCTTACGAAATGGCCCAGCAGTTTCTCTTTAACCCTGATCTTTACAACAAGTACCTTGAGCGCGTGAAAACGAGAATTGCCCCAATGCTTCCGGGCATGGGTCTAACTTGGAATGACGTCGCAGGAATGCGTCTTGTTCGTTACGGTCATGCTCTTCCAGTTGCTCACATTAATGGTGTTCGCAATGGAATGTTTGAGACGGCCCATAGATCGATTGATAACTGTATCCATTTCTCGAACCAGGACAACTGGGGTAACCCTTGTTTTGAAACGAGCTTTGGATCGACTCTTGGTGTGCTTAGAAGAATTATGTAA
- a CDS encoding S9 family peptidase, translating to MNKNSGEAHQLTHLKGNITAFEWGPEGDVIYATSIVELEERPEDISPAEWRNRPKVINIQRYKSDNGGFLLQKHTHLFKIDVETGSATQLTNGEFDVTSLAVSPDGKSLCFCRSRTGDDSFKSDLWSINLDTNAQEQMTYDIPSAMTPNWSPDSKWLVVVGSTEPGRSIMWPWLVNAKNKEILKIGDGEAEVSTFPLASSSPVFWLNDSKAFYFTLARNGLSEVAKVDIDNCDIEVIISGERQISLLRGNSEILAYLSTSIDEPGDIYISPLDGSSEKRLTELNADWWKKKSVPNVEKKIFEVGKGKKVEGWLMTPQEANGKLPLLIDAHGGPHSMVEFGFSYHVYWYLLASRGWAVLALNPEGSGSHGLGFAEELRGRWGEKDFSQYMEAIKILQDENIIDDRLAIAGKSYGGFMSAWAIGHSDDFKAAIVSAPVVNLESHYGTSDSGFYVDEFDMDADINHYREIFREHSPITYAANVKTPTLILQGEEDQRCPVGQSEEFFSSIAKNCPAELILYPEEHHDLAEAGKLSHRVDYHQRIADWCDKWVNKGGHYV from the coding sequence ATGAATAAAAATAGCGGTGAGGCCCATCAACTGACTCATCTAAAGGGAAACATCACCGCATTTGAGTGGGGACCTGAAGGAGATGTCATCTATGCCACTTCGATTGTGGAGTTGGAGGAGCGTCCTGAAGATATAAGTCCTGCAGAATGGCGTAATCGCCCTAAGGTGATTAATATTCAACGTTATAAATCTGATAACGGAGGATTTCTCCTGCAGAAGCATACACATCTATTTAAAATTGATGTGGAAACAGGATCTGCCACTCAATTAACAAATGGAGAATTTGATGTCACAAGCTTGGCCGTGTCACCTGATGGGAAGAGTCTCTGTTTTTGTCGTTCTCGAACTGGTGATGATTCATTTAAATCTGACCTATGGTCCATCAATCTAGATACGAATGCCCAAGAGCAAATGACCTATGACATACCTTCAGCAATGACTCCGAACTGGTCGCCTGACAGTAAATGGCTTGTTGTCGTTGGTTCTACTGAACCTGGTAGATCCATCATGTGGCCATGGTTAGTAAATGCAAAGAACAAAGAGATTCTTAAAATTGGCGATGGAGAGGCGGAGGTCTCAACGTTTCCATTGGCAAGTTCATCTCCAGTTTTTTGGTTAAATGACTCTAAGGCCTTTTACTTCACGTTAGCAAGAAATGGTCTCAGCGAGGTGGCCAAAGTTGATATCGATAATTGTGATATTGAAGTTATAATTTCTGGGGAAAGACAAATTTCTCTTCTTCGCGGTAACTCTGAAATACTTGCTTATTTATCGACTTCAATCGATGAACCTGGAGACATTTATATTTCTCCATTAGATGGTTCTAGCGAAAAAAGGCTAACTGAATTGAATGCCGATTGGTGGAAAAAGAAATCAGTACCAAATGTTGAAAAAAAGATATTTGAGGTTGGTAAAGGGAAGAAAGTTGAGGGATGGTTGATGACTCCTCAGGAAGCAAACGGGAAACTTCCATTGTTGATTGATGCCCATGGTGGGCCTCATAGTATGGTTGAGTTTGGTTTTTCTTATCATGTTTACTGGTATCTATTGGCCTCAAGAGGGTGGGCCGTCCTGGCGCTAAACCCTGAGGGATCCGGAAGTCACGGACTGGGTTTTGCTGAAGAATTAAGAGGGCGATGGGGAGAGAAAGACTTTTCTCAATACATGGAGGCGATCAAGATTCTTCAAGATGAAAATATTATTGATGATCGATTGGCAATCGCCGGAAAATCTTATGGTGGCTTCATGTCTGCCTGGGCAATTGGACATTCGGATGACTTCAAGGCCGCAATTGTTTCTGCGCCGGTAGTTAACCTTGAGTCTCATTACGGAACTTCTGATAGTGGATTTTATGTTGATGAATTCGACATGGACGCGGATATAAACCACTATCGTGAAATTTTTCGAGAGCATTCTCCTATCACCTATGCGGCAAATGTAAAAACGCCGACACTTATTCTTCAAGGTGAAGAAGATCAACGATGTCCGGTTGGACAATCAGAAGAATTCTTTTCTTCGATTGCAAAAAACTGCCCTGCTGAACTGATCTTATATCCTGAAGAGCACCACGATTTGGCCGAGGCGGGAAAGCTTTCACATAGAGTTGATTATCATCAAAGAATTGCTGATTGGTGTGACAAATGGGTAAACAAAGGAGGACATTATGTCTGA
- a CDS encoding PAS domain-containing sensor histidine kinase — MKTLQELEFSTVFHAMPVPFLVLKANFTIIFASDLYLQLTRTTNQQLLGKYLFDAFPDNAATGAHGAKILKHSLQKMLKTLKADSLGVVVYEVWNPDLNKFEKRYWSTVNSPIVKNGEVTHIIHKAEDVTDLLGNVEHMRGLEFKIATQAAEIKDANIRLQEEKDTLENRVEERTEELTRTSEQLEFIADSIPIHLNQYDSSERFIFVNKATQDWWGMPAKDFIGKTLREVIGDEKYADFRPFVERVFKGENVIQETFFKNKQGRFFYFINEFIPHFDSQGKVDSFINIGMDMTEQVVAREKLIESEKRFRELADSMPQIVWTANPDGYVDYYNQRWYDFTGLPPGSAGNDLWNQVIHPEDKESLFSEWDKALKSGIVYELEFRIKKAATNEYQWFLSRAVPVKDNKGIIIKWYGTNTNIHEQKQIVRSLEIERDLRERFVSALTHDLRTPLTAARMAAQLLARKLSQDPDFQKFAIRVTDNIDRADSMIRDLLDANLVKAGEKLPVKISSSNLDRIVSNALEELSTLHGDRFIYNKQGSFDGFWDPGAMRRITENLINNAIKYGSSGSPITINLTEAHDRVILSVHNKGSYIPPEVQSGLFEQFKRAEEAKKGEQRGWGIGLSLVKGLVEAHHGLIKVESDPQSGTTFIVELPLDARPEATPF; from the coding sequence ATGAAAACTTTGCAGGAACTTGAATTCAGTACCGTGTTTCATGCTATGCCCGTTCCCTTCCTTGTGCTCAAAGCAAACTTCACGATTATTTTTGCCAGTGATTTGTATCTCCAGCTCACCCGAACAACAAACCAACAACTTCTTGGTAAATATTTATTCGATGCATTTCCTGATAATGCAGCAACTGGAGCTCATGGGGCCAAAATTCTTAAACATTCTTTGCAAAAGATGCTCAAAACTCTAAAGGCTGATTCCCTTGGAGTCGTTGTTTATGAAGTTTGGAATCCAGACTTAAATAAATTTGAGAAGCGCTACTGGAGCACGGTTAATTCGCCCATTGTAAAGAATGGAGAAGTGACCCACATTATCCATAAAGCCGAAGATGTAACGGATTTATTAGGAAATGTAGAACATATGCGCGGTCTTGAATTTAAGATCGCCACTCAAGCGGCCGAGATCAAAGACGCAAATATACGACTTCAGGAGGAGAAAGACACTCTTGAAAATCGGGTGGAAGAAAGGACTGAGGAGCTTACTCGAACTTCTGAACAATTAGAATTTATCGCAGACTCTATTCCAATTCACTTGAATCAATACGATTCAAGTGAACGTTTTATTTTTGTAAATAAGGCCACCCAAGACTGGTGGGGAATGCCTGCGAAAGACTTTATTGGAAAAACGCTACGTGAAGTTATAGGCGATGAAAAATATGCGGATTTTCGTCCTTTTGTTGAACGTGTCTTCAAGGGAGAAAATGTTATTCAGGAAACGTTCTTCAAAAACAAACAAGGCCGATTTTTTTATTTTATCAATGAATTTATTCCTCATTTTGATTCTCAAGGGAAAGTGGATAGCTTCATCAATATTGGTATGGATATGACCGAGCAGGTGGTGGCGAGAGAAAAACTTATAGAAAGCGAAAAAAGGTTTCGAGAATTGGCAGATTCCATGCCGCAGATTGTATGGACCGCCAATCCTGATGGGTATGTGGATTATTACAATCAGCGTTGGTATGACTTCACTGGACTTCCACCTGGCAGTGCTGGAAATGATTTATGGAACCAGGTCATTCATCCTGAGGATAAGGAGAGCTTATTCAGTGAATGGGACAAGGCCCTTAAAAGCGGGATCGTTTATGAATTAGAATTCAGAATTAAAAAAGCTGCAACGAATGAATACCAATGGTTCCTTTCAAGGGCAGTACCTGTAAAAGACAACAAAGGAATAATCATTAAATGGTATGGAACAAATACAAACATTCATGAACAAAAACAAATAGTGAGGAGCTTGGAAATTGAGCGAGACTTGAGGGAGCGATTCGTTTCGGCCCTTACTCATGATTTAAGAACACCACTGACTGCTGCCAGAATGGCCGCACAGTTACTCGCTAGAAAACTCTCTCAGGATCCTGACTTTCAAAAGTTCGCGATAAGAGTCACTGACAACATAGATCGCGCTGATAGCATGATCAGAGATTTATTAGACGCAAATTTGGTAAAAGCTGGTGAGAAACTTCCAGTAAAAATTTCATCTAGTAATTTGGATCGTATTGTGTCGAATGCCCTTGAGGAACTTTCAACCTTGCATGGAGATCGCTTCATTTATAACAAGCAAGGATCGTTCGATGGTTTTTGGGACCCAGGCGCCATGAGAAGGATCACTGAAAACCTTATTAACAATGCTATCAAGTACGGATCTTCGGGTTCTCCTATCACGATCAATCTGACGGAGGCCCACGATAGAGTTATTCTAAGTGTTCACAATAAAGGCTCTTATATTCCTCCTGAAGTTCAAAGTGGGCTGTTTGAGCAGTTTAAAAGGGCAGAAGAAGCAAAGAAAGGTGAGCAGCGTGGTTGGGGCATTGGCTTGAGTCTAGTAAAAGGTCTGGTAGAAGCACATCATGGACTGATAAAAGTTGAAAGTGATCCGCAGAGCGGGACAACTTTCATTGTGGAGCTTCCCCTTGATGCTCGGCCGGAGGCAACGCCTTTTTGA
- a CDS encoding ferritin-like domain-containing protein, translated as MKDLINSNQGINRTGMMSSLVDSLETKEGAETLTSPSAGFSSELGENRIRYMREAEPIGSMPKPGKTKGLFSNAKSKMSPSKTLLMDKLGERLAFERSGVRLYEALLSKYHGSPNKEILPPLEQLEHFYEAELNHFTLVSDVILELGGDPTAVTPSADVTGVASCGWVQVIADPRTTFMQSLEVIHMAELVDNACWELLIELARNNNLEQIASSFEEALEEEREHLENVTNWLRGMSQSDEAISEMLLT; from the coding sequence ATGAAGGATTTAATCAATTCAAATCAAGGTATCAATCGCACTGGAATGATGTCTTCTTTGGTCGACTCTCTTGAAACTAAAGAAGGTGCAGAAACTCTAACATCTCCGTCGGCCGGTTTTAGTTCTGAACTAGGGGAGAATCGAATTCGTTATATGCGTGAAGCGGAACCGATTGGTTCAATGCCGAAGCCTGGCAAAACCAAAGGTCTCTTTTCAAATGCTAAATCTAAGATGAGCCCGAGTAAAACTCTGCTCATGGATAAGCTTGGCGAACGACTGGCCTTTGAGAGAAGTGGTGTTCGTCTGTATGAGGCCCTTCTGAGTAAATACCACGGCAGTCCAAATAAAGAGATACTTCCGCCTCTTGAGCAATTAGAGCACTTTTACGAGGCGGAGTTAAATCACTTTACTCTAGTTTCGGATGTAATCCTGGAATTAGGTGGAGATCCTACCGCAGTAACACCTTCGGCAGACGTGACCGGTGTCGCTTCATGTGGTTGGGTGCAGGTTATCGCGGATCCAAGAACGACGTTCATGCAATCTCTAGAAGTTATTCATATGGCCGAACTGGTGGATAACGCTTGTTGGGAACTTTTGATTGAACTTGCTCGCAATAATAATCTCGAGCAGATTGCGTCGTCTTTCGAAGAGGCGCTTGAAGAAGAGCGCGAGCACTTGGAAAACGTTACGAACTGGCTTCGTGGAATGAGTCAAAGTGATGAGGCCATCTCTGAAATGCTTCTGACGTAA